Proteins encoded in a region of the Panicum hallii strain FIL2 chromosome 3, PHallii_v3.1, whole genome shotgun sequence genome:
- the LOC112884760 gene encoding putative disease resistance RPP13-like protein 3 isoform X1 → MVFRIAKPMSIFQQMVSALTGVMTSVISKLTALLGQEYTKLTGVQREVNFMKDELSSMNALLQRLAEVDGDLDVQMKEWRRQVQEMSYDIEDCIDDFMHRAGHNSTVDSAGLVHRVIQQLKALRVRHQIASQIQNLKARVEDASKRRMRYKLDERAFQSSTTTAIDPRLPSLYVEPDGLVGIDQPRDELIGLLMEEEGASVQQLKVISIVGPGGLGKTTLANEVYHTLEDQFQCRAFVSLSQQPDVKKILRNIFSQVSLQELFNMEMWDEEKLINTIREFLKNKRYFIVIDDVWSTQAWKTIKCALYMNNCGSRIITTTRIISIAKSCCSHHDHVYEIIPLSADDSKCLFFKRIFGSEDICPPQLEEVSNEILEKCSGLPLAIVTIASLLANKASTKEEWDRICNSIGSTLEKDPDLEEMRRILSLSYDDLPHHLKTCLLYLSIFPEDYEIERDQIVKRWIAEGFINTEGGQDLEEIGASYFNDLINRSMIQPMQIKYDGRVASCRVHDMILDLLISKSIEENFVTFMSGKCQRLFLQGKARRLSLNYYSEEQAMVPTTMIISHCRSLSIFGYSEHMPRLSKFRVLRVLDIENGEEMEHKYFEHIRRLLHLKYLRLHLRSIVTLPEQLGELQHLRTLDLGETKITKFPKSIVQLQNLTCLRASNMELPENIGNLHDLQELCEIKINQNCSASSLLGLGSLTKLRILGVRWCIVKTDTDSRAFIDNLLSSLRKLGRLNLRSLCIQGYYGYSIDFLLDSWFPTPHLLQKFQMSLNYYFPRIPVWIAPLGRLTNLKINVDPVDEKTWEILGNLPSLMFLFVTSKAAALKERFVVSSSMFICLKEFHFTCWNTGPGMMFEAGAMPILEKMRVPFNAGSGLNFGIQQLSSLRHLVVEIICSGATVQEVDALEESIRSAADLLPNRPTLEVRTWDEENMAEEESMTEEIHTRG, encoded by the exons ATGGTATTCAGGATTGCTAAACCCATGTCAATCTTTCAACAGATGGTGAGCGCCTTGACGGGGGTGATGACATCTGTCATCAGCAAGCTTACGGCGCTGCTTGGACAGGAGTACACAAAGCTGACAGGTGTCCAAAGAGAGGTGAACTTTATGAAGGATGAGCTGAGCAGCATGAACGCCCTCCTACAGAGGCTGGCAGAGGTGGACGGTGACCTTGATGTGCAGATGAAGGAGTGGCGAAGACAAGTGCAAGAGATGTCTTATGACATAGAGGATTGTATCGATGACTTTATGCATCGTGCTGGACATAACAGCACGGTTGATTCTGCAGGACTAGTTCATAGGGTGATTCAACAGCTTAAGGCCCTGAGAGTGCGCCATCAAATCGCTAGCCAAATCCAGAATCTCAAGGCACGTGTTGAAGATGCTAGCAAGCGGCGCATGAGATACAAGCTTGATGAGCGTGCCTTTCAGTCTAGCACCACAACTGCCATTGATCCTCGTTTGCCTTCATTGTATGTTGAGCCAGATGGGCTTGTCGGTATCGACCAGCCAAGAGACGAGCTTATCGGGTTGCTAATGGAGGAGGAGGGAGCATCAGTACAACAGCTGAAGGTGATATCTATTGTGGGTCCTGGGGGTCTTGGTAAAACCACTCTCGCAAATGAGGTGTACCACACACTGGAAGACCAGTTCCAGTGTCGAGCTTTCGTTTCTCTGTCTCAGCAGCCTGATGTAAAGAAGATCTTAAGAAACATATTCTCTCAAGTCAGCCTGCAGGAGTTATTTAACATGGAAATGTGGGACGAGGAAAAGCTCATCAACACAATTCGAGAATTTCTAAAGAACAAGAG GTACTTCATTGTTATTGATGATGTATGGAGTACTCAAGCATGGAAGACCATCAAATGTGCTTTGTATATGAACAACTGTGGAAGCAGAATTATTACAACTACACGTATAATTTCTATAGCAAAGTCGTGTTGTTCTCACCATGATCATGTCTACGAGATAATACCTCTTAGTGCAGATGACTCTAAATGTTTATTCTTCAAGCGAATCTTTGGCTCCGAAGATATATGCCCTCCTCAATTGGAAGAAGTTTCCAATGAAATCTTGGAAAAATGCAGTGGTTTGCCACTGGCCATTGTTACTATAGCTAGCTTATTGGCTAATAAAGCCAGTACGAAAGAAGAATGGGACAGGATATGTAATTCAATTGGTTCAACACTGGAAAAGGACCCTGATCTGGAAGAGATGAGAAGGATATTATCCCTTAGCTATGATGACCTCCCCCACCATTTGAAGACATGTCTACTGTACTTAAGTATATTTCCAGAAGATTATGAAATTGAAAGGGATCAAATTGTAAAAAGATGGATTGCTGAAGGATTCATTAATACAGAGGGTGGACAAGACTTGGAGGAAATAGGAGCAAGCTATTTTAATGATCTTATCAACAGAAGCATGATCCAACCAATGCAAATCAAATATGATGGCCGAGTGGCCTCGTGCCGAGTCCATGATATGATTCTTGATCTCCTTATATCCAAGTCAATTGAAGAAAACTTTGTCACATTCATGTCTGGCAAATGTCAGAGATTATTTTTACAAGGAAAGGCTCGTCGGCTATCTCTCAACTATTATTCCGAGGAGCAGGCCATGGTCCCAACAACAATGATCATCTCTCATTGCCGATCACTCAGTATCTTTGGGTATTCTGAACATATGCCTCGCCTTTCTAAGTTTCGAGTTCTCCGGGTACTTGATATAGAAAATGGTGAGGAAATGGAACACAAATATTTTGAACATATAAGGAGGCTTCTTCACTTGAAGTATCTGAGACTCCATCTAAGAAGCATTGTAACACTCCCTGAACAACTAGGAGAACTGCAACATTTGCGGACCCTAGATCTAGGAGAGACAAAGATTACAAAATTCCCCAAAAGCATTGTTCAACTGCAAAACCTAACATGTTTGCGTGCTAGTAATATGGAATTACCTGAAAATATTGGGAATTTGCATGATCTGCAGGAGCTATGCGAGATCAAAATCAACCAAAACTGCTCGGCCTCTTCTTTACTGGGGTTGGGCAGTCTGACTAAACTGAGGATTCTCGGAGTACGCTGGTGCATTGTCAAAACGGACACTGACAGCAGAGCTTTTATTGATAACTTGCTCTCATCACTACGCAAACTTGGCAGACTCAACCTTCGGTCTCTATGCATTCAGGGTTATTATGGTTATTCCATAGATTTCTTATTGGATTCTTGGTTCCCTACCCCTCATCTCCTCCAGAAGTTTCAGATGAGCTTGAACTACTATTTCCCCAGAATTCCAGTTTGGATAGCACCACTTGGTAGGCTCACCAACCTGAAAATCAATGTTGATCCAGTAGATGAGAAAACATGGGAGATACTTGGAAATCTACCATCGTTAATGTTCCTCTTTGTGACATCAAaagcagcagccctcaaggAAAGGTTTGTAGTAAGCAGCAGCATGTTCATATGCCTGAAGGAATTTCACTTCACCTGCTGGAACACCGGGCCTGGGATGATGTTTGAAGCAGGGGCCATGCCAATACTCGAGAAAATGCGGGTTCCATTTAATGCAGGCAGCGGTCTCAATTTTGGAATCCAGCAACTCTCTTCCCTTAGGCATCTTGTTGTCGAGATCATTTGCAGTGGCGCGACGGTTCAGGAAGTGGATGCATTGGAAGAATCTATCAGGAGTGCAGCTGATCTCCTTCCAAACCGACCCACCCTTGAAGTTCGAACATGGGATGAAGAAAATATGGCTGAGGAGGAAAGCATGACTGAAGAGATTCACACAAGAGGGTGA
- the LOC112884760 gene encoding putative disease resistance RPP13-like protein 3 isoform X2 — translation MVSALTGVMTSVISKLTALLGQEYTKLTGVQREVNFMKDELSSMNALLQRLAEVDGDLDVQMKEWRRQVQEMSYDIEDCIDDFMHRAGHNSTVDSAGLVHRVIQQLKALRVRHQIASQIQNLKARVEDASKRRMRYKLDERAFQSSTTTAIDPRLPSLYVEPDGLVGIDQPRDELIGLLMEEEGASVQQLKVISIVGPGGLGKTTLANEVYHTLEDQFQCRAFVSLSQQPDVKKILRNIFSQVSLQELFNMEMWDEEKLINTIREFLKNKRYFIVIDDVWSTQAWKTIKCALYMNNCGSRIITTTRIISIAKSCCSHHDHVYEIIPLSADDSKCLFFKRIFGSEDICPPQLEEVSNEILEKCSGLPLAIVTIASLLANKASTKEEWDRICNSIGSTLEKDPDLEEMRRILSLSYDDLPHHLKTCLLYLSIFPEDYEIERDQIVKRWIAEGFINTEGGQDLEEIGASYFNDLINRSMIQPMQIKYDGRVASCRVHDMILDLLISKSIEENFVTFMSGKCQRLFLQGKARRLSLNYYSEEQAMVPTTMIISHCRSLSIFGYSEHMPRLSKFRVLRVLDIENGEEMEHKYFEHIRRLLHLKYLRLHLRSIVTLPEQLGELQHLRTLDLGETKITKFPKSIVQLQNLTCLRASNMELPENIGNLHDLQELCEIKINQNCSASSLLGLGSLTKLRILGVRWCIVKTDTDSRAFIDNLLSSLRKLGRLNLRSLCIQGYYGYSIDFLLDSWFPTPHLLQKFQMSLNYYFPRIPVWIAPLGRLTNLKINVDPVDEKTWEILGNLPSLMFLFVTSKAAALKERFVVSSSMFICLKEFHFTCWNTGPGMMFEAGAMPILEKMRVPFNAGSGLNFGIQQLSSLRHLVVEIICSGATVQEVDALEESIRSAADLLPNRPTLEVRTWDEENMAEEESMTEEIHTRG, via the exons ATGGTGAGCGCCTTGACGGGGGTGATGACATCTGTCATCAGCAAGCTTACGGCGCTGCTTGGACAGGAGTACACAAAGCTGACAGGTGTCCAAAGAGAGGTGAACTTTATGAAGGATGAGCTGAGCAGCATGAACGCCCTCCTACAGAGGCTGGCAGAGGTGGACGGTGACCTTGATGTGCAGATGAAGGAGTGGCGAAGACAAGTGCAAGAGATGTCTTATGACATAGAGGATTGTATCGATGACTTTATGCATCGTGCTGGACATAACAGCACGGTTGATTCTGCAGGACTAGTTCATAGGGTGATTCAACAGCTTAAGGCCCTGAGAGTGCGCCATCAAATCGCTAGCCAAATCCAGAATCTCAAGGCACGTGTTGAAGATGCTAGCAAGCGGCGCATGAGATACAAGCTTGATGAGCGTGCCTTTCAGTCTAGCACCACAACTGCCATTGATCCTCGTTTGCCTTCATTGTATGTTGAGCCAGATGGGCTTGTCGGTATCGACCAGCCAAGAGACGAGCTTATCGGGTTGCTAATGGAGGAGGAGGGAGCATCAGTACAACAGCTGAAGGTGATATCTATTGTGGGTCCTGGGGGTCTTGGTAAAACCACTCTCGCAAATGAGGTGTACCACACACTGGAAGACCAGTTCCAGTGTCGAGCTTTCGTTTCTCTGTCTCAGCAGCCTGATGTAAAGAAGATCTTAAGAAACATATTCTCTCAAGTCAGCCTGCAGGAGTTATTTAACATGGAAATGTGGGACGAGGAAAAGCTCATCAACACAATTCGAGAATTTCTAAAGAACAAGAG GTACTTCATTGTTATTGATGATGTATGGAGTACTCAAGCATGGAAGACCATCAAATGTGCTTTGTATATGAACAACTGTGGAAGCAGAATTATTACAACTACACGTATAATTTCTATAGCAAAGTCGTGTTGTTCTCACCATGATCATGTCTACGAGATAATACCTCTTAGTGCAGATGACTCTAAATGTTTATTCTTCAAGCGAATCTTTGGCTCCGAAGATATATGCCCTCCTCAATTGGAAGAAGTTTCCAATGAAATCTTGGAAAAATGCAGTGGTTTGCCACTGGCCATTGTTACTATAGCTAGCTTATTGGCTAATAAAGCCAGTACGAAAGAAGAATGGGACAGGATATGTAATTCAATTGGTTCAACACTGGAAAAGGACCCTGATCTGGAAGAGATGAGAAGGATATTATCCCTTAGCTATGATGACCTCCCCCACCATTTGAAGACATGTCTACTGTACTTAAGTATATTTCCAGAAGATTATGAAATTGAAAGGGATCAAATTGTAAAAAGATGGATTGCTGAAGGATTCATTAATACAGAGGGTGGACAAGACTTGGAGGAAATAGGAGCAAGCTATTTTAATGATCTTATCAACAGAAGCATGATCCAACCAATGCAAATCAAATATGATGGCCGAGTGGCCTCGTGCCGAGTCCATGATATGATTCTTGATCTCCTTATATCCAAGTCAATTGAAGAAAACTTTGTCACATTCATGTCTGGCAAATGTCAGAGATTATTTTTACAAGGAAAGGCTCGTCGGCTATCTCTCAACTATTATTCCGAGGAGCAGGCCATGGTCCCAACAACAATGATCATCTCTCATTGCCGATCACTCAGTATCTTTGGGTATTCTGAACATATGCCTCGCCTTTCTAAGTTTCGAGTTCTCCGGGTACTTGATATAGAAAATGGTGAGGAAATGGAACACAAATATTTTGAACATATAAGGAGGCTTCTTCACTTGAAGTATCTGAGACTCCATCTAAGAAGCATTGTAACACTCCCTGAACAACTAGGAGAACTGCAACATTTGCGGACCCTAGATCTAGGAGAGACAAAGATTACAAAATTCCCCAAAAGCATTGTTCAACTGCAAAACCTAACATGTTTGCGTGCTAGTAATATGGAATTACCTGAAAATATTGGGAATTTGCATGATCTGCAGGAGCTATGCGAGATCAAAATCAACCAAAACTGCTCGGCCTCTTCTTTACTGGGGTTGGGCAGTCTGACTAAACTGAGGATTCTCGGAGTACGCTGGTGCATTGTCAAAACGGACACTGACAGCAGAGCTTTTATTGATAACTTGCTCTCATCACTACGCAAACTTGGCAGACTCAACCTTCGGTCTCTATGCATTCAGGGTTATTATGGTTATTCCATAGATTTCTTATTGGATTCTTGGTTCCCTACCCCTCATCTCCTCCAGAAGTTTCAGATGAGCTTGAACTACTATTTCCCCAGAATTCCAGTTTGGATAGCACCACTTGGTAGGCTCACCAACCTGAAAATCAATGTTGATCCAGTAGATGAGAAAACATGGGAGATACTTGGAAATCTACCATCGTTAATGTTCCTCTTTGTGACATCAAaagcagcagccctcaaggAAAGGTTTGTAGTAAGCAGCAGCATGTTCATATGCCTGAAGGAATTTCACTTCACCTGCTGGAACACCGGGCCTGGGATGATGTTTGAAGCAGGGGCCATGCCAATACTCGAGAAAATGCGGGTTCCATTTAATGCAGGCAGCGGTCTCAATTTTGGAATCCAGCAACTCTCTTCCCTTAGGCATCTTGTTGTCGAGATCATTTGCAGTGGCGCGACGGTTCAGGAAGTGGATGCATTGGAAGAATCTATCAGGAGTGCAGCTGATCTCCTTCCAAACCGACCCACCCTTGAAGTTCGAACATGGGATGAAGAAAATATGGCTGAGGAGGAAAGCATGACTGAAGAGATTCACACAAGAGGGTGA
- the LOC112884762 gene encoding protein NPG1 has translation MAAAAAEWDSGSEAGPTGDRPSAAASPVKGNAALPEESDAGASASGSSEAKVDDGNIQEAESSLREGLSLNYEEARALLGRLEYQRGNVEAALRVFDGIDLQAAIQRFQPSLSEKTLSKRSNKLRSDSSNSGSQHAASLVLEAIYLKSMSLQKLGKAMEAAKQCKSVLDAVESIFQCGIPGVMVEQKLQETVSKSVELLPELWKQAGAYQEALASYRRALLSQWNLDDECCTRIQKRFAVFLLYGGVEVSPPSLGSQTEGSFVPRNNLEEAILLLMILLKKWFLRKTHWDPSVMEHLTFALSLCGQTSVLAKHLEEVLPGIYPRTERWYSLALCYFAASHNEVALNLLKKSLNKNESPNDIMALLLAAKICSSSYPLASEGVDYARRAVKDAESSDGHLKSVALHFLGSCLAKKSRVASSDHQRSLLQTEALKSLNEAISLDRCNPELIFDMGIEYAEQRNLHAALKCAKEFIDATGGSVSKGWRLLSLVLSAQQRYSEAEVVTDAALDETAKWEQGPLLRIRAKLKIAQSLPMEAVEAYRTLLALVQAQRKAYGSIKNGAEEDEDKVSEFEVWQGLANLYSSLSYWRDAEICLQKAKALKTYSATTDHAEGNLHEVRENIQDALAAYFNALSMEVEHVPSKVSIGALLAKKGPKYLPVVRCFLSDALRLEPTNRMAWFYLGKVHKHDGRLADAADCFQAASMLEDSDPVESFRSL, from the exons atggcggcggcggcggcggagtgggACAGCGGGAGCGAGGCGGGCCCCACCGGGGACCGGCCTTCGGCGGCCGCGTCCCCGGTGAAGGGGAACGCGGCGCTGCCGGAGGAGTCGGATGCCGGCGCCTCGGCGTCGGGCTCGTCGGAGGCCAAGGTCGACGACGGCAACATCCAGGAGGCGGAGTCGTCGCTCCGCGAGGGCCTCTCCCTCAACTACGAG GAAGCAAGAGCTCTCCTTGGTAGACTGGAATATCAGAGAGGCAATGTAGAAGCTGCTCTTCGAGTATTTGATGGAATAGACCTTCAAGCTGCTATTCAGCGCTTCCAACCATCACTTTCTGAAAAAACGCTCTCGAAGCGAAGTAATAAATTACGATCAGATTCATCAAATTCAGGATCACAGCATGCTGCTAGCCTTGTTCTTGAAGCCATTTACTTAAAGTCCATGTCTCTCCAAAAGTTGGGGAAAGCAATGG AGGCTGCTAAACAGTGTAAAAGTGTCCTTGATGCTGTTGAAAGCATCTTCCAGTGTGGCATACCTGGTGTCATGGTTGAACAAAAATTGCAGGAGACTGTCAGTAAATCTGTTGAACTTCTCCCAGAACTTTGGAAGCAAGCTGGGGCCTATCAAGAAGCACTGGCTTCTTACCGCCGTGCTCTTCTAAGTCAATGGAATCTCGATGATGAATGCTGCACAAGGATTCAGAAGAGATTCGCTGTTTTTCTGTTGTATGGAGGCGTAGAGGTGAGCCCCCCAAGCTTGGGTTCACAAACTGAAGGTTCATTTGTTCCTAGGAATAATTTGGAAGAGGCAATCCTGTTACTCATGATACTGTTGAAGAAGTGGTTCCTTCGGAAGACTCACTGGGATCCCTCTGTGATGGAGCATTTAACATTTGCATTGTCACTGTGTGGCCAGACATCTGTGCTTGCCAAGCATCTCGAAGAGGTTTTACCAGGAATATACCCGCGAACTGAGAGATGGTATAGTCTAGCTTTGTGCTACTTTGCAGCTTCTCATAATGAAGTTGCATTGAACTTGTTAAAGAAATCTTTAAATAAGAATGAGAGCCCCAATGACATAATGGCCCTTCTGTTAGCTGCTAAGATATGCAGCTCGAGTTATCCTCTTGCTTCTGAGGGTGTAGATTATGCAAGGAGAGCAGTCAAAGATGCCGAATCATCAGATGGCCATTTAAAGAGTGTGGCCCTCCATTTTCTGGGGAGTTGCCTGGCCAAGAAGTCTAGGGTAGCTTCATCGGATCATCAAAGATCTCTTTTGCAGACTGAGGCTTTGAAATCTCTCAACGAGGCAATTTCTCTTGACCGTTGCAACCCAGAATTAATATTTGACATGGGAATTGAGTACGCTGAGCAACGAAACTTGCATGCTGCGTTAAAATGTGCAAAGGAGTTCATTGATGCAACTGGTGGATCTGTCTCTAAAGGTTGGAGGTTGCTATCTTTGGTTCTTTCTGCACAACAAAGGTATTCAGAAGCAGAAGTTGTGACTGATGCGGCATTAGATGAGACTGCAAAGTGGGAACAAGGTCCATTGCTCAGAATAAGGGCTAAATTGAAGATTGCTCAATCATTGCCCATGGAAGCGGTTGAAGCATATCGTACCCTTCTTGCTCTTGTTCAGGCACAGCGGAAGGCTTATGGATCTATCAAAAATGGTGCAGAG GAGGATGAGGATAAAGTGAGCGAATTTGAAGTTTGGCAAGGTCTTGCCAACTTGTACTCTAGTCTTTCCTATTGGAGAGATGCAGAGATTTGCTTACAGAAGGCTAAAGCCCTGAAAACATACTCTGCGACAACGGATCATGCAGAAG GTAACTTACATGAGGTGCGTGAGAATATACAGGATGCACTGGCTGCATACTTCAACGCCCTCTCAATGGAGGTAGAGCATGTCCCATCCAAGGTTTCCATCGGTGCCCTCCTCGCTAAAAAAGGGCCTAAGTATCTCCCTGTGGTGAGATGTTTCCTCTCCGATGCCCTAAGGCTCGAGCCAACGAACCGAATGGCTTGGTTCTACCTGGGCAAGGTTCACAAGCATGATGGCAGACTAGCTGATGCCGCCGATTGCTTCCAGGCAGCCTCAATGCTCGAGGACTCAGACCCTGTGGAGAGCTTCAGATCACTCTGA